One window of the Trifolium pratense cultivar HEN17-A07 linkage group LG2, ARS_RC_1.1, whole genome shotgun sequence genome contains the following:
- the LOC123905000 gene encoding uncharacterized protein LOC123905000, with the protein MNENRTDIDEPMITIRDRARNLDEIFLTIGVVFPITRSAITIDLEEAGHDITEGEACFIGQGTGVLRDPSPSILERDRFQPWKGGGKLPVAGDVGRRKGRTVEEEKNSLKKQEYGRNHFGQGTVKGNNGGASAELNYVNGDVERSHNKIGDGGASGCALKRYKSKPNDTEWAYKGVVATVFNGESLSVVHNRIMDAGFSDLILIPMGADKVFVHSTENGDAMSVINNAKEFFQLVFWNWMRWDKETSPYRRGAWVRLYGVPLHAWNEQFFQLCVFESGRFLRTDSSSVEKTILDFARVLIATPELDIIKKSVFVLVDEIIVEIKIVEEWGYAMGEDSCLFDEGSEFEESQADYSEGQVDPEVNRSVDMLIDKFKEGLDEEDLVEGQGMRDDELLDKSEAKPGPERVGISYVLGKGSKCWCKP; encoded by the exons ATGAACGAAAACAGGACAGATATAGACGAACCTATGATCACCATTCGCGATCGCGCTCGAAACCTGGACGAGATATTTCTCACGATCGGTGTTGTATTCCCAATCACCAGGTCTGCAATCACTATCGATCTGGAAGAAGCAGGTCACGATATAACAGAGGGCGAAGCATGTTTCATCGGTCAAGGAACTGGCGTGTTGCGCGATCCTTCTCCTTCAATTCTAGAACGTGATCGTTTTCAGCCATGGAAGGGCGGCGGAAAGCTTCCAGTGGCCGGCGATGTAGGCAGGAGGAAAGGGAGGACGGTAGAG GAGGAGAAGAATTCCTTGAAGAAGCAAGAGTATGGCAGAAATCATTTTGGCCAAGGCACGGTTAAGGGCAACAACGGCGGTGCGAGTGCGGAGTTAAATTATGTGAATGGCGATGTTGAGCGTTCACATAATAAGATTGGTGATGGTGGTGCTTCGGGTTGTGCTCTAAAACG CTATAAATCGAAGCCTAATGATACGGAGTGGGCTTACAAAGGGGTAGTGGCTACAGTCTTCAATGGTGAATCGCTTTCTGTGGTGCATAACAGAATTATGGACGCGGGTTTTAGTGATCTGATTCTCATTCCAATGGGTGCCGATAAGGTTTTTGTCCATAGCACTGAGAATGGAGATGCTATGTCAGTGATCAACAATGCTAAGGAGTTCTTCCAACTAGTTTTTTGGAATTGGATGCGATGGGATAAGGAGACATCACCTTATCGGAGAGGTGCTTGGGTCCGTTTGTATGGAGTTCCTCTTCATGCTTGGAATGAGCAATTCTTCCAGCTGTGCGTTTTTGAAAGTGGACGGTTCCTTCGAACGGATAGTAGTTCTGTTGAAAAGACCATATTAGACTTCGCGCGAGTCTTAATAGCTACACCGGAACTTGACATAATCAAAAAAAGTGTGTTTGTGCTGGTGGACGAAATCATAGTGGAGATTAAGATCGTGGAGGAATGGGGATACGCTATGGGAGAGGATTCTTGTCTTTTTGACGAGGGGAGTGAGTTTGAGGAATCTCAAGCTGATTACAGTGAAGGTCAGGTGGATCCGGAGGTTAACCGCAGTGTGGACATGTTAATCGATAAATTTAAGGAAGGGCTTGATGAGGAGGATCTCGTTGAAGGCCAAGGCATGCGGGATGACGAATTGTTAGACAAGTCTGAAGCTAAACCAGGTCCTGAGAGAGTCGGGATTTCATATGTTTTGGGGAAGGGTTCTAagtgttggtgtaagccctag